The Palaemon carinicauda isolate YSFRI2023 chromosome 33, ASM3689809v2, whole genome shotgun sequence genome contains a region encoding:
- the LOC137626233 gene encoding tigger transposable element-derived protein 1-like, with translation MPGHKPMKDRLTLLLCANANGDCKIKPLLVYHLDNPRVFERNNILEKCTFSYVGAQTLNPGSQDNSLPMDQQVISNFKKLYTKALFRKYFEVNSDTQLTLKEFWKDHISILNCVNMIDQAWCGVTYRTLNSAWQKLWPSCVTEREFEGFQSEAGSSTASVISEDTVVIEEIVGMGRSMGLEVNKEDIDELVDSHSTELTVKELLHLQQQQQ, from the exons atgccaggtcacaagccaatgaaagatagactgacGTTGCTGCTGTGTGCCAATGCTAATGGCGattgcaagattaaacccttgttagtgtatcATTTGGACAACCCCCGGGTCTTTGAAAGAAACAATATCCTTGAAAAGTGCACTTTCAGTTATGTGGGCGCGCAAACACTAAATcctgggtcacaagacaattcttta cccatggaccaacaggtcatttcaaactttaaaaaactatataccaaggcccttttccgaaAGTATTTTGAGGTGAATAGTGATACACAGTTGaccttaaaggaattctggaaggatcacatcagcatcctcaactgtgtgaacatgattgaccaagcttggtgtggtgtgacctataggacattgaactctgcctggcaaaaactgtggccatcatgtgtaacaGAGAGGGAATTTGAGGGTTTCCAATCAGAGGCAGGTTCAAGCACTGCTTctgttatttctgaggacactGTTGTCATTGAGGAAATTGTTGGCATGGGGAGGAGTATGGGGCTTGAGGTCAACAAGGAAgacattgatgaacttgttgatagcCACTCTACTGAGTTGACAGTTaaagaattgttgcacctgcaacaacaacagcagtag